One Candidatus Saccharibacteria bacterium RAAC3_TM7_1 genomic region harbors:
- a CDS encoding hypothetical protein (RAAC3_TM7_1_603), whose protein sequence is MFSQFRTHPRLRLLAIITALFMMVFVVRLFYLQVIEHDKYVALARQEQVKRLVIPAKRGEIYMMDDGRPVKVVLNQTVYTMFADPSIMTDKKQVIKAARDVAGGNVVDGYKSLLDNKELRYVVIAKGLSLKQAELVKKRSLNGVGFQAETERVYPENTLAAQTFGFVNASDKGQYGIEEKFNKELEGKDGLLQSITDVSNVPLTIGDQNIDIPAKNGRDIVLTLDRNIQAITEEALAAGLKRTGATNGSAIVMDPQTGKVLATASLPTYNPGKYYRVTNAEAFNNGSISTPYEPGSVMKTFTLATGIDKGAIEPNSTYNNTDYITVSDRTIENLTKGQTGKITFQHAFTWSLNTGMVTVAQRLGDGKSINYTARTALYQYFHDKFHLGENTGIEVSGENSGEIIPPTDAQGNAVRYSNMTFGQGMNLTMLQVAAGFSAVVNGGTYYKPTIIGGSIDSDGQLVDATQKKVVDQAIKPSTSRKMQSMLVKARQAFYAYDDLPGYTIGGKTGTSQTLVDGSYDNNQTIASYLGYGGDNKARYVIMVQVSAKGKAFDGGKDAMPIFTDISNWMINYLKLQPKG, encoded by the coding sequence CTTTTATTTGCAGGTGATCGAACACGACAAGTACGTTGCACTAGCGCGTCAGGAGCAGGTAAAGCGGTTGGTGATACCGGCAAAACGCGGTGAAATCTATATGATGGACGACGGGCGGCCGGTTAAAGTAGTGTTGAACCAGACCGTCTATACGATGTTTGCCGACCCGAGTATTATGACTGATAAAAAGCAAGTAATTAAAGCGGCTCGTGATGTAGCTGGTGGTAACGTTGTCGACGGGTACAAGTCGCTACTCGATAACAAAGAGTTACGCTATGTTGTGATTGCCAAAGGGCTGTCGCTCAAGCAGGCCGAACTTGTAAAGAAGCGAAGCCTGAATGGCGTCGGTTTCCAGGCGGAAACGGAACGCGTCTATCCGGAAAATACCTTGGCAGCCCAGACGTTTGGTTTTGTTAATGCGTCTGACAAAGGGCAGTACGGGATAGAAGAAAAGTTCAATAAAGAGCTCGAGGGCAAAGACGGGCTTTTGCAATCTATTACTGATGTGAGCAACGTGCCGTTGACGATTGGCGATCAGAATATCGATATCCCAGCAAAAAACGGCCGCGATATCGTCTTGACGCTTGACCGAAACATTCAAGCAATCACCGAAGAAGCACTCGCGGCTGGGTTAAAACGTACCGGAGCCACAAACGGCAGTGCCATCGTGATGGATCCGCAGACCGGTAAGGTTTTGGCGACGGCGAGTCTGCCAACGTACAACCCGGGCAAGTATTACCGTGTGACCAACGCCGAGGCGTTTAATAATGGATCGATCAGCACACCATATGAGCCCGGCTCGGTCATGAAAACTTTTACCTTAGCGACCGGAATCGATAAGGGAGCCATTGAACCAAACTCAACTTACAACAATACCGACTATATCACCGTCAGTGATCGTACGATCGAGAACTTGACAAAAGGGCAGACCGGCAAGATTACTTTTCAGCATGCCTTCACTTGGTCGCTCAATACGGGGATGGTAACCGTTGCCCAACGGCTTGGTGATGGCAAGAGTATCAACTACACGGCGCGTACGGCACTGTACCAGTATTTCCATGATAAGTTCCACCTAGGTGAAAATACCGGTATTGAGGTAAGCGGCGAAAACTCTGGCGAGATTATTCCGCCAACCGATGCCCAGGGTAATGCCGTTCGTTATTCAAACATGACATTTGGTCAAGGCATGAACTTGACAATGCTACAGGTTGCGGCCGGTTTTTCGGCCGTCGTCAACGGCGGGACGTACTACAAGCCAACAATTATTGGCGGCAGTATCGATAGCGACGGTCAACTGGTGGACGCGACACAAAAAAAGGTGGTCGATCAAGCGATTAAACCATCAACATCACGTAAGATGCAGAGTATGCTCGTTAAAGCCCGACAAGCGTTCTACGCCTACGACGATTTACCCGGGTATACGATCGGTGGAAAGACCGGAACCTCACAGACGTTGGTTGATGGCTCGTATGACAACAACCAAACGATTGCCTCGTACCTTGGCTATGGTGGTGATAATAAGGCGCGGTATGTCATAATGGTACAGGTGTCAGCCAAGGGGAAGGCATTTGATGGCGGTAAAGACGCAATGCCGATATTTACCGATATATCAAACTGGATGATCAATTATTTAAAGCTACAACCGAAAGGCTAA
- a CDS encoding hypothetical protein (RAAC3_TM7_1_604), translating to MADGYHNLTLDMIPLFLMSVAAFVLAMMLTPIYTYFAYRYRFWKRQRSTSTTGEALEVFTKLHQAKFRRNIPTMAGVIAVVTITTITLGFNLNRGETWLPLVALVSGAAVGMIDDIINLRGQGKGVAGLRSSIKFLMITAIGAGLGWFFYTKLGFDTVHLPFIGELVIGWWIIPLFAFVITATGNAVNISDGLDGLAGGLLALSFTAFGIIALLQEQVFLAGFCFTVVGALLSYLWFNIYPARFFMGDVGSFAFGVSLGVVAMMTNSLLLLPIIGILFVIEAGSSLVQIVSKRLFGRRIFLSAPIHHHLEAIGWPETKVTMRFWVIGCVAASFGVMLALAGGHV from the coding sequence ATGGCAGACGGCTACCACAATCTAACACTTGACATGATCCCACTTTTTTTGATGAGCGTCGCGGCATTTGTACTGGCGATGATGCTGACACCAATCTATACCTACTTTGCATATCGCTACCGATTTTGGAAACGCCAGCGCAGTACCAGCACGACCGGCGAAGCATTAGAGGTCTTCACTAAACTGCACCAAGCGAAATTCCGCCGCAACATTCCGACGATGGCTGGAGTGATTGCTGTAGTTACTATTACAACGATAACGCTTGGGTTTAATCTAAACCGTGGAGAGACATGGTTGCCGTTGGTAGCGCTAGTCAGCGGCGCAGCGGTTGGTATGATCGATGATATTATCAATCTGCGCGGGCAAGGCAAGGGAGTTGCGGGACTGCGCTCCAGTATAAAATTCTTGATGATCACCGCGATCGGTGCGGGACTTGGCTGGTTCTTCTACACGAAGCTTGGTTTCGATACTGTCCACCTGCCGTTTATCGGTGAGCTTGTCATTGGCTGGTGGATTATCCCGCTCTTTGCGTTCGTCATCACGGCGACCGGTAATGCCGTCAATATTAGCGACGGGCTTGACGGGTTGGCAGGCGGGCTGCTGGCACTCAGTTTTACCGCCTTTGGTATCATTGCGCTACTACAAGAACAGGTATTCCTGGCCGGCTTTTGTTTCACGGTAGTCGGTGCTTTGCTGAGCTATCTTTGGTTCAATATTTACCCGGCACGTTTCTTTATGGGTGATGTCGGGAGTTTTGCCTTTGGGGTAAGTCTTGGCGTGGTGGCTATGATGACTAACTCTCTGCTGCTCCTACCGATAATTGGCATTCTCTTTGTGATTGAGGCTGGCTCAAGTCTGGTGCAGATCGTGTCGAAGCGGTTGTTTGGACGCCGCATATTCCTCTCGGCGCCCATCCATCATCACCTCGAGGCTATTGGCTGGCCAGAGACGAAAGTCACTATGCGCTTTTGGGTGATCGGTTGTGTGGCGGCTAGCTTCGGAGTCATGCTGGCACTTGCCGGAGGCCATGTCTAA